ACAAATCAATGGAAATATAGCGACACTAGTACACAAAATGAGTATGTTCCGATAGCAGCAGATAATGTACAGAATGTCTGAACACTGCAGGGATTTAGGAATAGCTCTGCCTTTAGCTGCTGAAAGAGCCATCAATCAATGGAGTTAAAAAAGGGAGTTAAGGTTTCAACAGAATGAACTCCAATTCTCCCATTGTACCCTGTAGAGGAACGCTACCTATAGGACTTTGATTTGAAAAGGTACCACAATGTCAAGGCTAACAGCCAACTAATGATTTAATAATGATGCAGTTCACTATATTTGAACAGACACTCATCTCCCCATGTCTAATTAAACTAACGTTTTGTGTGCATTTGTTTTTCCAAAAGTCCAGATTTCATGTTTAAACCAGCAACCAGACACATTTTAGATGGTAAATGTTAACTGCAGTCTTAGATTGTGGTTCAAACATTTGGCATATAGGACATGGGAAATGTTTGTGTTTCATAACAACAAAAAAGCTAGTGAGTCCTGACTGAAAGAGAAATGGCAGTAAATGTATACTGATCTGTGGATCAATGATCAAGTGCATTGGCAAGTCAAGCACTCCATCATAGCTACTGGGAATTCATGGTAAggctgccaggaaaaaaaaatGAGGCACAGTACAGAGGGAATCTGATGTATGTTTCTTGTGCAAAGCATTTTCTCTGCAGTTGCTTGGGAATGAAGCCAAGAAAGGGAATTATTGTAGCAAACAAACACAATGCAACACTCAGGAATAAATGACAGCAGAAGCATATCGTCAAGATCTAGCAGCTCTAAATGAAGTACCCTGTTCTAGTAAACTTATTCTTCTCATCTGTTTTACATTGTTCTAACAGTTACACCTATTTTTCTCCTAGTTAAAGCATAGACTCTAATCTAAAAAATGTATTGCTGATGCAGAGGTACCATGGTAATATTTTACATATCTATGAGACTTTTCTATATCAGTAAAGAGTAACATACGGCTGTGTTCGTTGTAGTGATCAAGTTCTGACCTCATGCTCCAAAGAATTCTGCCATAAGCACAAAAATTAAATTGATCTAAAATGGGATGCCATGGCTTTAATACTGTTATGAGCTTAGACACACGGCTAAGTGAAATGACTAAGATTCCTGGGCAACCTATTACCTCTATTTCTAACTAAATTACTTCCAACTATGAAAACTTGGTTTCAAATTTATCTCCTACAGTAGAAGTGTTAATGTGGATTGTGCTTCCTAGACAGAATGTCTGATCAACTGTACCAGAATCCACAACAGACTGGCAGATCAACCTTTATTAAACTCGTTTTAGTTTCCTGAAGATTAAAACATTGCAATTAGCATCTAATTATATGCTTAATCGATTTTGCTTTTGCCAGATCTTGAACTTCTAGCAAATGACAAATCTGCAAATGTTTAAACAGTAATTGTTAAATAACCCTTCTAATGTTAGAATAAATTAAAAGTATACAAAACAAACACTTCTGTCAATAATAAAACTGATAATTTATATCAACCCTATAGATTAAATTTTtaagggacaaaaaaaaaaaaaaaacgtagacATCAGTCATGTTGTAGATCAATCTCTGGCAGCTAAACAAcgaggtacagtatgtgtatagtgAAAGATGCCTTGGTTTTGTTGGAGTGATAAGTAACAAACAAAACTCAGTCTTTTTATGTTGCAGAATGTAAAGTGTTAGGGGCAATGGTATTTCCTGGGGAAAAGCATCAGCCACAAACAAACACTGCCCTGATACATATTTTCAATCATTTCAAAGATAAATAAGTATACGTCGCTGGCTCTACTCGCTATGCCTCTATTGGTATGCATTTGGAGACGCTGTGCACTGCAGGATAAAAATATCTTCCATTGCATGTGGCTGTTATCAGGGCTGAATTTCCCTCTGACATTGCTGCACTATAATTCTACATTATTTTTTCTACAAACATAATCAGTTGTTATTATGCCTCAACACTCCCAAATTTCCTTGTGCTATCAAACATTGCATTGTATAAATTGATGGGAAATCCCAGGCTAAAGGTACGGACAATACCAAAAGTTGCTATTATTTTATATGCCAGACAACAAAAGAAAACTATGTTACATACCATTTACTACTATACGCATTTACATATAAGTACATGAAAATAAATTTCACAATTCTACATTCACCAATATTGATAATCTTGCTTTTGGTGTTTTTTGAGTATTGCTGTGAGTATACTATGGGACATGTTATAGTCAGCAATATTAGTATTAAGCAACCTGTGGCTATCAATTAAGTCAATCTCCATGTTGTCTACCAAACATGGTACGGTATTGTATTTCTTTAGCGAATGTAGCCAGTgctattttatcttttttttttttttttatatatatatatattttttttttttttacagaattatTTCATGAAGTTCTGGAAACAGGAATAAATAAGTGAAATGATTTTAGAAAAATAAAGAACCTGAAAACTTGTTCAGAGCATGAAAGCTACTATAGATCAAgctgtaaagctaggtacacactggaccAGTCATggttaaccttgacactccagctgttgttgaactacatatatcccagcatgccctgctacagttttgttatttggccatgctaaaactgatgcagggcatgctgggatgtgtagttcaacaacagctggagtgtcaaggttagccatcactgcactagactACCCCAGATCGTGACAGACAGAATGGTATGTCTGTCGGCCATACACTGAACGATATATCGCGTGACCATGTGATACATCGTTTACTGGCCTAATCCAGGAGCGAGCTGTCAAAGATATCTTCAGATCTGAATATGTGATGCACTAGGCACAGAAGAGTGCaatagtgcacacacacacacacttgacgaTGTGGACAATTTGTTGTTCCAATTTGGCTTAAAACGACAAATCAACCAATTTATTGTCTagcgcagtggtttccaaactttgtgtcacggcaccctagagtatcagaattttattcacggcaaccccaggccaaaagcttcttattgaaaaattctgaaaaaaaatattaaaaattaagCAAAccgtgtttatatgttatccttaggtttagttgtgtggtgagggacaggatttacttctgttttccacatattttatgattggcagccaccaacacTAGTTTTGTCTATTATTACATTGACCGTAATTAatctaaattggtcctggaccaccagccagggcccccctgcaggtgtcccgaggcacccccagtttaagaaccactggtctagtgtgtacccagcttaacatttTAATTGCaccgattttttattttttttatagataaAAAAAAAGTCTTTAAACAGTAGAGGCTGAAAAGAAACTACAGTAACTTGTTATAGGAgagctctttatttatttattaacatagcTGCAAACTTGTATAGTAATCAGACACCCATCTTCATCTACCTTGAGCTAGACAGATAAAAGCTAATTGAGGAATAACCTCTAAGTCTTGTAGTATAaattttatatacacatataaaagATAATATTTAGTCCTCATTAATATTCAGTACACTAATGTTaaagaaaataatttaaaaaaaaataaaaaaaacacatcctACTTACGTTCACAAGTGTCTCCTTTTTGTTGATATCCAGCTTGGCAGATGCACTTTCCTATGGGGACCAGCCATTCGCCTTCTGCACTGCAATGCATCTTGGGAGAATTTTCTGCTTCTTCCTCTGCATAGCTTACACAAGTCCCTCTTACTTCAACCAAGGAGGAGAATTCAGAACCAGTAACAGTGTCAGGAAATATGGCTAAATTCTCAATAATGGACCAACACTTTTTGTAGTATACTTTCACAGAAACCAGAGCAATGCAAGCTCCTACGTCCTGAAATGCCAGGTAAAATCCTTTTCTTGAAAGAGGACCAATTTCCCGAACCTCCGTATTAAGTTTCATTTTCCGTTCTCCAAGGTCTCCTTGGGTGAAACTTTCATCTGCAGCTATAGTGTCTATTTTCACATATTGATTTTCTCTCATGTTTCTGCCAGCATCATAATCTGTTTCATAATAATATAAATTAAAGGTTTCTTTGCAAGTTCCCAAAACACCAGGAAGACTATTACAATCCCTTAACGTGAACTTTAGCTCAACAAAAATCCTTTGTGCATTGGCTTTTGAAATCCAGTTAGTCCGTAGCCAGTTGTTCTGGTTGGGTTCCAGGACCTGACATACCTGATAAGTTCTAATTGGTGTGTAATTTTCATCCAGTCCACTGATTTCTTCCCACTGAAAACAGACGCAACGTACATTAACAAATGCAAAAGTTAGTTAACTAGAAGTTTTCAACCATTCAGTCTTTACCTTCTGGTGCAAATTACCATAGTGTATATCTAATACTGCACATGTTATTATTTACATTATGTATTATCCAAAATACATACATTAAAATGTGATAATAGTCTTTAATATATTCAAAATAGAGGTAAATAAGACTACAGATTACATCTTCTAATGGTGGTGAAATTAAATGTTAAACCCAAATGTTCTCCATGCAGAACCTAGCCATATGGAAAACTTTTGGTTCCAGTTTTGAACTCAAGCAATTCACTCAATGTTATATCAGCTTATGAAACAGCATTGTACCATGTGCCAAATTGTTCTTTAAATGCAAGAAATAAGATCTTCAACAAATGTAGTTTGGAGACACTAAATTGTTGCCAACGGTCAGCAAATGTACGGATAATAAATTAATGTAACAAGTTACTATTTCCTGCTAGACAAAATGGAGATGATGAtcacacacctatatatacacacacaaacacacacacacaactggcATGCAGACAAGGCTACAGTCAGAGCAGAAGTTTAGAGTCTGAATTAGTATGGTGATCCCCATATAACCAGTCACTGCTGCTCTTTTCCTTTACATGCATTAGTAACACTTTTTGAAATATTTGAGGAAGGCAGTGTCAGCAATTCTACTACACACTAACTGGTTTATTTGCCCAACATTTAACTTATGTTTTCTTGTGCAAAGTAATTTAATTAGATGCTATTAAGTATTAGGTCACAAAATGTCTGATTTTTATTATGAAGAGGATATAAAAATGTGGGTGCTTACCAAAATTCTATAGTATGGCTAAACATATAATCATTAATTTTTTAAAACTTGTAAatgtgaaaagaaaagaaaaagaaaaaaataataataattatatatatatatatatatatatatatatatatatattcaaaagggttttttttgggggggggaacggATAATAAAGTATATATgtacattgagtattttgtttaTTGACCAGATATACATTAACTATAGTTGCGCTTAATTTCTATGATCTTCAACAGGATTTACTTATACCTTGAGAGCACTGGCAACGACAGTGTCGCAATGCAAGTTATACATTTTCAGTTTTCTTTTCTAAACCAGAGGTATTTGTGCCATATGCTATTTTAGATACTTAATAACGAAAGCAATATAAAATTAAgttttccaaatatatatatatattttttttttaagaagtagAGATCTACATGGGATGTCATGTCCTTAAATTGACAATTTGAAAAATCAGACTCTAAAATTGTATACTGGAGAGAAAACTGAAAGCTCTTACAAAAGAAAAATAGTACATTAATTTGAAATAATTAAATATAGGCTAACTCCAGCAACTGTGTAAATCAAAGTTGGTGCTGGAATATGTGGAACAAAACTcaaaatttaaaaagaaatcaTGTTTGTCACCTCTTGCCATCACTTTGGATAGCCCCAATCTTCTGGCAGTTATTAGCCAGCCAAGCACATTTCCAACCTTTGGGTCGCCATTTGCCTTTACCGTAGACCACTTCTGACATGGTTTATTTTATATTGCATACAGTAAATCGTAAGAAAAATTACTTTTGAAATATTGCAGTTCCATTGTATTTTATATAAATTCTTTGTGACTATCTATGTTGAAGCtaagttttcatgttttttttctacAGTACTTGGCTTTTCTTTTAGAAACTAAatatacatttgaaaaaaaaaaaaaaaaaaaagtagcattgTGACTAGGAAAATGTAAACTGAAATACTGGATATAAAATATTTTCTTGGTCAACCCACACTTTcttcaataaagaaaaaaaaacacattgcctgcTATCACCCTAGTTTTTTCCCGTTGTGATATTTTTTAGATAATCCTGTAATCATTTAACTGCTTCACTCTAAAACCAGTCTAAACAACTAGAATAATGTAGTTTACACTTAATCCTAACATCTGCAGTTCACTcgatcttttattttattttttgctttagTCAAAATATTGTAGCAAACTTAAAGGTTGAATCGTTTCACTATAGTAAGAATCCACATAATACAGAACAGGTTTAGAACAATCGCAATTTAAATAAGCATGGAATGAGCTTCACTGTTAATATTCAGTTGTGCATAGTATCGAACCTAGACATGACCCATTAAGAGTATGTAGATATTTTAACAACAGAAAGTCTATGAAAATAAAGATAGAAACTCAGGGGTaataatgtatatattatatataaatacatacacacacacacacacacacacatatagagacAGATGCACACACAAGGTGTGTTAATAATACATTACTTTTTTAATTAACTGCCATTTTCACATTTCTAATGGTCAGTGTTACACTGATGCAGCCAAATTCCTTATGAAGTGACAATATCTGATAAGTAATATTCTGTCTGTCTGTAATTATTTCCTAAGCAACTGAACCGCTACATCAAAAGTATGTTAATGTGTGATATAGTACCCTCTAAAAGCCTGCTATATTGCATGAATGACTCTTTGATCGCACTTAAAGAGGACAGAGTTAATGCAAAGCTAGGgatatatgtacagatgtagcctatTTTGTAGAAAACGTCTAATTAGTCATTATTTGCTTATCAAATGTCAGAGTTTTTATATTGTTCATTTCATTTGTGTCTTTTGTAAATCATAAATTGTATACGCTCTAAATCCATTGCCATTATGTTCTTAGTACAGTCTGAAGTTTCGAAGTCAAACTGCAGTTTGCTTACAGCATGTAGAGCACATAAAACAGTTCTGTGGCAAatatttggagaaaaaaaaaagcataccCCACTGGATGGAGAAGAGATCCATTCCAATTCTGTCTGTTGTGCTTTGGAATCCAGCAATATAACTGCAAGACAAGTTATCACAACAattatcttttctttttcttttttaaacacacTCAGATTGCCAAGCCAAAGAAAATAATTAGACCTTTTCCAAACAAGAACAAACTAAAACACATAGAA
The Pseudophryne corroboree isolate aPseCor3 chromosome 4, aPseCor3.hap2, whole genome shotgun sequence DNA segment above includes these coding regions:
- the EPHA7 gene encoding ephrin type-A receptor 7 isoform X8; this translates as MVLLLRRCCCPAWITFCFCLLCVAQPGKAQSAKEVILLDSKAQQTELEWISSPSSGWEEISGLDENYTPIRTYQVCQVLEPNQNNWLRTNWISKANAQRIFVELKFTLRDCNSLPGVLGTCKETFNLYYYETDYDAGRNMRENQYVKIDTIAADESFTQGDLGERKMKLNTEVREIGPLSRKGFYLAFQDVGACIALVSVKVYYKKCWSIIENLAIFPDTVTGSEFSSLVEVRGTCVSYAEEEAENSPKMHCSAEGEWLVPIGKCICQAGYQQKGDTCERNQAGLEGDVHLESF